One segment of Acidimicrobiales bacterium DNA contains the following:
- a CDS encoding response regulator transcription factor codes for MNLSAQPSLRVLIVSRQPVARAGMAAVLRPFRSRVKVVGEVGGVDTAPEEAARSQAQIVLFDTRLDAPGGLDQVANLVTALGESRVVVLARRDEARFTWSTLQRGAAGFLLDTITGSDLVEALDEVNRGAIAVDPTLAGGTQLAPDEALSPRWPGAHLGLTETESRILELLAMGEPSAAISGQLGMSRTEVKAHIRSAYRRLQARDRSDALARLAREGLFS; via the coding sequence ATGAACCTCAGTGCCCAGCCCAGCCTGAGGGTGTTGATCGTCAGCCGCCAGCCGGTTGCGCGCGCCGGGATGGCCGCCGTGCTGCGCCCCTTCCGCTCGCGCGTGAAGGTGGTTGGCGAGGTCGGCGGGGTCGATACCGCCCCGGAGGAAGCGGCGCGCTCGCAGGCGCAGATCGTGCTCTTCGATACCCGCCTCGATGCGCCCGGCGGGCTCGACCAGGTGGCCAATCTGGTGACCGCGCTGGGCGAGAGCCGGGTCGTCGTGCTGGCCCGTCGGGACGAGGCCCGCTTCACCTGGTCGACCCTCCAACGGGGCGCCGCCGGCTTCCTGCTCGACACCATCACCGGGTCGGACCTCGTCGAGGCACTGGACGAGGTGAACCGGGGCGCCATCGCGGTGGACCCGACCTTGGCCGGCGGTACCCAGCTCGCCCCGGACGAGGCGCTGTCACCTAGGTGGCCAGGCGCGCACCTGGGGCTGACCGAGACGGAGAGCCGGATCCTGGAGCTGCTGGCGATGGGGGAACCGTCCGCCGCCATCAGCGGCCAACTGGGTATGAGCAGGACGGAGGTCAAGGCGCATATCCGGTCGGCCTATCGACGGCTGCAGGCCCGGGACCGCTCGGATGCGCTGGCCCGCCTGGCCCGCGAAGGGCTGTTCTCCTGA
- a CDS encoding putative quinol monooxygenase, whose translation MAQVAMLARVRAKEGKGDELVAAFRPLFEQAATEPGTLLYVMNRSKDHADEFWVSELYADDEAFAAHSGSESMAQAAPALGPLIAESELILGEPVLAKGVPISS comes from the coding sequence ATGGCACAGGTCGCGATGCTCGCCAGGGTCCGCGCCAAGGAGGGAAAGGGCGACGAGCTCGTCGCCGCGTTCCGGCCCCTGTTCGAGCAGGCCGCGACCGAGCCCGGCACCCTGCTGTACGTCATGAACCGCTCCAAGGACCATGCCGACGAGTTCTGGGTGTCGGAGCTCTACGCCGACGACGAGGCGTTCGCCGCCCACAGCGGCAGCGAATCGATGGCCCAGGCGGCGCCCGCGCTCGGCCCGCTCATCGCCGAGAGCGAGCTGATCCTCGGCGAACCTGTCCTGGCGAAGGGTGTGCCCATCTCCTCGTGA